TGAAAGTGCAAAGAATCCGATTTAACCCCGCTTCGCCGCCGTGCGAGGCTGCGGAATCATGAACCGCAGCATGACCCTCTCCGCGCTGCACGCCTGGTCGGCGTGCGCCTATCCCGTGCTGGCCTTCTGGGCCCTCTGGCACTGCCGCCATGCGCGGCCCCCGGACGCCCTGGCCGCCTGACCCCGGCCGCCGCAGCAGGCAGCGGCGAACCCCGAACAGAACAAGAACCGCCGGCACAGATCGCCGGCCGCAGAGGAAAACCGCATGAACGCCGCCATCCAGCCCGTGATCCCCGCCGCCGAGCGGGCCAAGTCCTACTACAGCGCTACGCTCAACGAGGAAACCAACTACCCGACCCTGCAGGGCCAGGTCAGCGTCGACGTCGCCATCATCGGCGGCGGCTTCACCGGCGTGGCTACCGCCGTGGAGCTGGCCGAGCGCGGGCTCAAGGTGGCCATAGTCGAGACCCACAAGATCGGCTGGGGCGCCACCGGGCGCAACGGCGGCCAGGTCACCGGCAGCCTGTCGGGCGACGCGGCCATGCGCAAGCAGATGCGCAATACGCTGGGCGAGGAGGTCGACGACTTCATCTGGCACCTGCGCTGGCGCGGCCACGAGATCATCAAGAACCGGGTGCAGAAGTACGGCATCCAGTGCGACCTGAAGCACGGCCACCTGCACGCGGCGATGAAGCCCTCGCACATGGACGAGCTGCACGCCTCCTACGCCGAGGCCGTGGAACGCGGCATGGGTGACGAGGTGACCCTGCTCGACGCCGCCGGCGTGCGCGAGCACCTGGCCAGCGACCTGTACCTGGGCGCGATCAAGAACACCCGCAACATGCACCTGCACCCGCTGAACCTGTGTATCGGCGAGGCCAAGGCCGCCGAGAGCCTGGGTGCGCTGATCTTCGAGCATTCCGAGGTGCTCGACATCGTCCAGGGCGCCAAGCCGGCGGTGGTCACCGCCCAGGGCCGCATCGACGCCAAGCAGATCCTCCTGGCCGGCGACGTCTACCACAAGCTGGCACGCAAGCAGCTCAAGGGCATGATCTTCCCGGCCATGGGCGGCATCGTCACCACCGCGCCGCTGGGCGAGCTGGCCAAGGAGCTCAACCCGCAGAGCCTGGCGGTGTACGACTGCCGCTTCGTGCTCGACTACTACCGCATGACCGCCGACGGCCGCCTGTTGTTCGGCGGCGGCGCCAACTACTCCGGCCGCGACTCGCGCGACATCGCCGGCGAGCTGCGCCCGTGCATCGAACGCACCTTCCCGCAGCTCAAGGGCGTGCAGATCGACTTCCAGTGGAGCTGCGCCATGGGCATCGTGATGAACCGCATCCCGCAGCTGGGCAAGCTGTCGCAGAACGTCTGGTACTGCCAGGGCTACTCCGGCCACGGCATCGCCACCACCCACATCATGGGCGAGATCATGGCCAACGCCATGACCGGCACCCTCGGCCACTACGACACCTTCGCCGCCTGCAAGCACATCAAGGTGCCGATGGGCGACGTGTTCGGCAACCCGATGCTGGCCGCCGGCATGTGGTACTACCAGATGCTGGAAAAGCTGCGCTGAGAGCCTGGCAAGGGGCTGCGGCGCGCCGGCCTGCGGCGTTGGCAGCAGGCGGGACGCGGCGTCTCGGATGCTGATTTACCCGTCGTAAAGGCGCCCGCGACTCCGACCGCTCTGCGCCAGTTGGTGCGGGCGCCTGGCCCTGGCTCGCGAACCTTGGGGCCGATCCCGGGTCAGCCGGGCTGGGGCAGGCCGAGCAGGCCCTCGGCGCGCACCAGGGCGTCGAACTCGGCCGCCGGCAGCGGGCGGCCGAACAGGTAGCCCTGTACTTCCTGACAGCCCATGGCGAGCAGCTGTTGCAGCTGCTCGCGGGTCTCCACGCCCTCGGCGAGGGTCAGCATGCCCAGGCCGTGGGCCATGCCGATGATGGCCTGGACGATGCGCTGGTCGCTGCCGCTGCGGTTGATGTCGCGGACGAAGGACTGGTCGATCTTCAGCTTGTGCACTTCCAGCCGCTTGAGGTAGCTGAGCGAGGAGTAGCCGGTGCCGAAGTCGTCGATGGCCAGGCGCACGCCGAGCGCGCGCAGGCGCTGCACCACCTGCACCACGCTGTCCGGCTTGTGCATGGCCACGCTTTCGGTCAGCTCCAGCTCCAGGCAGTGCGCCGGCAGGCCGCTGTCGCGCAGCACGTCGCCGATCAGCTCGAACAGGCTGGGCGCGCGGAACTGCGCCATGGACAGGTTCACCGCCACGCTGGTGTGGGCCGGGTAGCCCTGGTCCAGCCAGTGCTTCATCTGCGCCGCCGCCGTGCGCAGCACCCACTCGCCGATGGCCAGGATCTGCCCGCTGTGTTCGGCGATGGGGATGAACTCGGCCGGGCTGATCCAGCCCAGTTGCGGGTGCTGCCAGCGCAGCAGGGCCTCGGCGCCGACCAGGCGACCGTCGGCGGACAGCTGCGGCTGGTAGTAGACCTGCAGCTCGCCGCGCGGCAGCGCCTCGCGCAGCGCATTCTCCAGCTGCAGGGTGCGCACGGCCTGGTTGTGCATGTCCGCGGTGAAGAAGGCGTACTGGTCGCGCCCCTCCTGCTTGGCCCGGTACATGGCGATTTCCGCGTGGCGGGCGAGGCTGTCCACCGTGCCGCCATCCTCGGGGAACATGGCGATGCCGATCGAGGCGCTCAGGCGCAGGTTGTGGCCGTGCAGCTGGCAGGGCGCGGCCAGCGCCGCCTGGATGCGCTCGGCCAGGTGCGCGGCCTGCTGGGCGTCGACATAGGGCAGCACCAGGAGGAATTCGTCGCCGCCCTGGCGCGACAGGGTGTCTTCCTCGCGCAGCAGCGCACGGATGCGCCGGGCGGCCTCGACCAGCACCGCATCGCCGACCGGGTGGCCGAGCAGGTCGTTGATGTTCTTGAAGTGGTCCAGGTCCATGAACAGCACGGCCAGGGCCTGCTGGTTGTGCTGGCACAGGCCCAGCGCCTGCTCGATCAGCGAGGCGAACAGGGTGCGGTTGGGCAGGCCGGTGAGGGCGTCGAAGTGCGCCAGGTGCTCGATATGGCGCTGGTCGCGCAGGCGCTGGCTGATGTCGCGCACCAGCACCACGTAGCGATCGCTGTCACCCTTGCGCAGCACGGCAATGGACAGCTCGAAGCAGCGTCCCTGCTCGGCGCTGCCCAGCAGCAGCTGGCGGCCGTTGCTGAAGCCTTCGTGGCGCGCCTCGTCGAGCGCACGCTGGCAACTGGTGGCGGCCTCGGTGGGCAGCAGGTCGACCAGGCGCCGTCCCAGCGGCGAATGCTGTTCATCGAACAGCGCACCCTGCTGCGGGGTGTGCACGCGCAGGCAGAGCCCCTGTTCGTCCAGCTCGAACAGCTGGTCGGGAATCGCCTCGACTATGGCCTGAGCCTCGCCGCGCGCCTCGTCGAGGGCGTGGTAGGGCGCGGAGATGGTCTCGACGAACATCACCCGGTACAGCACCAGGTAGGCCACCACCTTGTATAGATGGCCGCCGAGGTTGTAGAGGTCGGTGACCGAGGAATAACGGGTGAACAGCAGCTCGCTCATGATCATCGCCAGCAGGGCGGCGATCAGCAGCTTGGCGTCGATGTTGCCCGGATGCCGCAGGTTGCGCGCCAGCAGGACGATGCTGAGGGCGTGGATGGCGATCACGCCGTACTCGGCCACCACCTTGAACGGCGTCAGGCCCTGGCCCTCGATGAAGGTCTGCGGCACCCACTCGGGGCGCCAGAGGAAGATCAGGTGGGCCGGCAGCAGCAGCGCCAGCATGGCCAGCATGCTCGCCAGGCGCCAGCCATGGGTGGCACTGCTGTTGTCCTTGTCTGCCGGGCGCCAGGGCAGCCAGGCCACCAGTAGCAGCGCCAGCGCCGCCAGGTAGCGCGCCAGCAGCCAGAAGTCGATGGCCTTTTCCACCCCATTGGCGGTGATGAAGTCGGGCATGCCGCGGTACGACAGCATGTGCGAGAAGTCGGCGATGGCCACGCCGAGGAAGGCGCAGGACACCACCAGGATGTTGCGCTGGCGGTGCAGGCGGTAGGTGTTCCAGCCGACCGCGAAGATCAGCGCGGAGACCACGATGGACAGGGTCTCCAGCAACTGGTGCCAGGTCAGGAAGTGCTCGCTGGGCGGCACCCGCGCGCCACCCAGCTCGATCAGCAGCAGGCCGCCGAACAGGCCGGCGAGCAGCAGCAGGATCAGACGAGCAGGCGTGCGCGGTGGCGGATGGAGCTCGGTCACAGGGTGCTTCCTAGTGGCAGGGCGGTCTGGCTGGACAGCATGCCGCACATTGAAGGGGCAGCCCTTGCCCCCGGTCAATTAGCCGGCAGTTCTAGACGGTCCTTCGCGCTATCCTGTGCAGCCTAGACCGAACCAGGAACCCGTCCCATGAAAGCCCAGCTCCTCGAACTCATCACCCTGATCAGCTCCGGCTGCATGACCGACGAGGAGATCGCCCGCATCGCCGACGAGGCCGCCCAGGCCTACGCCGATCCGCAGGCCTTTCTCGCCGCCAACCCGGACATCAACTACGACGACGATTTCCCCATCCCGCTGGGCGAGTGGGTGGTGGTCGGCAGCCTGCCGGACACCGTGCTGTTCCAGGCCGACAGCTACGACCAGCTGCTGCAGCAGATCATCGACTCCTTCGGCCCGAGCGTGACCTTCAACATCAAGCCCAAGCAACTGCTGAAGGTCGAGCCGCTGAAGGCGCTCAACCGCATCCAGGTGCAGCTCTCGGCGCTGTACAAGGAGAAGGGCGGCTACGTGCTGCTGGACTTCAGCGAGCCGCTGGATGACGAGCTGCAATGCGTGCTCGTCTACACCAGCGATCTGCCGCGCGTACTGGCCTTGGCGGTGGAAGTCGGCATCTACGCCGCGCCGGCCTACGAGGCGCTGAAGGCCGAGCTGGAGCAGGAGTAGTCGCGCGGCAGCCTGTTCACAGGCTGAAACCACCGTCGATGGGGATGATGGCGCCGGTCATGTAGGCGCCGGCCGCGCTGCACAGGGCGATGGCCAGGGCGGCCATCTCCTCCTCGCGGCCCCAGCGGCGCATGGGGATCTGCGCCACGTCCTCGGCCATGGCCGCCTCGTCGCCGGCGATGTGGCGGGTCATCTTGCTCGGGAAGCGCCCGGGCGCGATCACGTTGACGTTGATGTGCTCGCCGACCAGCTCGCGGGCCAGCAGGCGCGACAGCTGGTGCAGCGCCGCCTTGCTCGGGCCGTAGGCGTAGGCCTGCTCGCCGAACGAGCTGATGCCGGCCACCGAGCCGATGTTGATGATGCGCGCAGGGCTCTGCGCGCTGCCGGCCCTGCGCAGCAGCGGCAGCAGCTGCTGGATGCAGCTGAACACGGCGGTGACGTTGAGCTGCATGACCTTCTCCCAGCCCTTGGCCGGGTAGCTCTCCAGCGGTGCGCCCCAGGTGGTGCCGGCGTTGTTGACCAGGATGTCGAGGCGCTCGCAGCGCGCCCCCAGTTCCTCGGCCAGGGCGCGGGCGCCCTGCTCGCCGGAGAGGTCGGCGGCCATACCGATGCATTCGCCATGGGCCGACAGCTCCGCGGCGGCCTGGGCACAGGCGGCGCCGTCGCGGGCGCAGATGAATACCCGCGCGCCGGCCTCGAGCAGGCCCTGGGCGATCATCCGACCGATGCCGCGGCTGCCGCCGGTGACCAGGGCGGTGCGGCCCTGCAGGCTGAAGTAGGGATGCATGGCGATTCCTCAAGGCTGGATACGAGCCCGTACCCTAAACGAGGCGGCCGGCGGATGCGGCGCTTATAGCCGGCGCAAATGCCGGGCCATCAGCGCCGGCCCTGGCGCAGCGGTTCCAGCAGGGCGTTCAGGCCGTTGTGGTCGATCTCGTACATCAGTGCCAGCAGGCGGCCCAGCTCGCCCTTGGGGAAGCCCTGGCGGGCGAACCAGGCCAGGTAGTGGCCGGGCAGGTCGGCGAGCAGGCGGCCCTGGTACTTGCCGAAGGGCATGCTGCGGGTGACGAGAAGGAGCAGGTCTTCGGGCTTCATGGCGTGGCATTCGAACGGGATGCGCCCAGTCTGCCGCTTTTTCGCCGCGACCTCTACCGCCCGTCCGGCGCGCTGGCTATGCTCGCCGCTCGACACGAGGAGAGTTTCCATGGAATGGAACAAGCTGGTCCCGGAGCTGGTGGTGGCCGACTACCAGGCTTCGCGGCGTTTCTACACCGAGGTACTGGGTTTCACCCTGTTCTTCGAGCGCGCCGAGGATCGCTTCGGCTACTTCGATCTGGATGGTGCGCAGATCATGCTGATCGAGCAGCCCGGCGGCGACCTCTACGGCCTGCGCCCGGACACCGAGAAGGGCCGCGGGCTGCACCTGCAGATCGAGGTCGAGCGCATCGCCCCGCAGCTGCAGGCGCTGCAGCGGGCCGGGGTGGCCCTGGTGGCGCCGGTGACCGAGGCCTGGTACCGCGCCGACGACATCGAGCACGGCCAGCGCGAGTTCTTCGTCAGCGACCCGGACGGCTACCTGCTGCGCTTCTTCGAATACATCGGCGAGCGTTGCCTGTCGGTATGAAAAAGGGCCCCGAGGGGCCCTTGGTCCGAGTCTGTCCGCTCAGCTGCGGATCAGGTGGTCGAAGGCGGAGAGCGAGGCCTTGGCACCTTCGCCAATGGCGATGACGATCTGCTTGTAGGGCACGGTGGTCACGTCACCGGCGGCGAACACGCCGGGCACGCTGGTCTGGCCCTTGGCGTCGACGATGATCTCGCCGAAGCGGCTCAGCTCGACGGTGCCTTTCAGCCAGTCGCTGTTGGGCAGCAGGCCGATTTGCACGAAGATGCCTTCCAGTTCGACGGTATGCAGCGCGTCGGTGGTGCGGTCCTTGTAGGTCAGGCCGGTGACCTTCTGGCCATCGCCGATCACTTCGGTGGTCTGCGCGCTCTTGATCACGCTGACGTTGGGCAGGCTGTACAGCTTCTTCTGCAGCACGGCGTCGGCGCGCAGGCTGTCGGCGAATTCCAGCAGGGTCACGTGGCTGACGATGCCGGCGAGGTCGATCGCTGCCTCGACGCCGGAGTTGCCGCCGCCGATCACCGCCACGCGCTTGCCCTTGAACAGCGGGCCGTCGC
This DNA window, taken from Pseudomonas alcaligenes, encodes the following:
- a CDS encoding EAL domain-containing protein, whose translation is MTELHPPPRTPARLILLLLAGLFGGLLLIELGGARVPPSEHFLTWHQLLETLSIVVSALIFAVGWNTYRLHRQRNILVVSCAFLGVAIADFSHMLSYRGMPDFITANGVEKAIDFWLLARYLAALALLLVAWLPWRPADKDNSSATHGWRLASMLAMLALLLPAHLIFLWRPEWVPQTFIEGQGLTPFKVVAEYGVIAIHALSIVLLARNLRHPGNIDAKLLIAALLAMIMSELLFTRYSSVTDLYNLGGHLYKVVAYLVLYRVMFVETISAPYHALDEARGEAQAIVEAIPDQLFELDEQGLCLRVHTPQQGALFDEQHSPLGRRLVDLLPTEAATSCQRALDEARHEGFSNGRQLLLGSAEQGRCFELSIAVLRKGDSDRYVVLVRDISQRLRDQRHIEHLAHFDALTGLPNRTLFASLIEQALGLCQHNQQALAVLFMDLDHFKNINDLLGHPVGDAVLVEAARRIRALLREEDTLSRQGGDEFLLVLPYVDAQQAAHLAERIQAALAAPCQLHGHNLRLSASIGIAMFPEDGGTVDSLARHAEIAMYRAKQEGRDQYAFFTADMHNQAVRTLQLENALREALPRGELQVYYQPQLSADGRLVGAEALLRWQHPQLGWISPAEFIPIAEHSGQILAIGEWVLRTAAAQMKHWLDQGYPAHTSVAVNLSMAQFRAPSLFELIGDVLRDSGLPAHCLELELTESVAMHKPDSVVQVVQRLRALGVRLAIDDFGTGYSSLSYLKRLEVHKLKIDQSFVRDINRSGSDQRIVQAIIGMAHGLGMLTLAEGVETREQLQQLLAMGCQEVQGYLFGRPLPAAEFDALVRAEGLLGLPQPG
- a CDS encoding bleomycin resistance protein; translation: MEWNKLVPELVVADYQASRRFYTEVLGFTLFFERAEDRFGYFDLDGAQIMLIEQPGGDLYGLRPDTEKGRGLHLQIEVERIAPQLQALQRAGVALVAPVTEAWYRADDIEHGQREFFVSDPDGYLLRFFEYIGERCLSV
- a CDS encoding DUF3820 family protein, whose product is MKPEDLLLLVTRSMPFGKYQGRLLADLPGHYLAWFARQGFPKGELGRLLALMYEIDHNGLNALLEPLRQGRR
- a CDS encoding SDR family oxidoreductase, with amino-acid sequence MHPYFSLQGRTALVTGGSRGIGRMIAQGLLEAGARVFICARDGAACAQAAAELSAHGECIGMAADLSGEQGARALAEELGARCERLDILVNNAGTTWGAPLESYPAKGWEKVMQLNVTAVFSCIQQLLPLLRRAGSAQSPARIINIGSVAGISSFGEQAYAYGPSKAALHQLSRLLARELVGEHINVNVIAPGRFPSKMTRHIAGDEAAMAEDVAQIPMRRWGREEEMAALAIALCSAAGAYMTGAIIPIDGGFSL
- a CDS encoding NAD(P)/FAD-dependent oxidoreductase — protein: MNAAIQPVIPAAERAKSYYSATLNEETNYPTLQGQVSVDVAIIGGGFTGVATAVELAERGLKVAIVETHKIGWGATGRNGGQVTGSLSGDAAMRKQMRNTLGEEVDDFIWHLRWRGHEIIKNRVQKYGIQCDLKHGHLHAAMKPSHMDELHASYAEAVERGMGDEVTLLDAAGVREHLASDLYLGAIKNTRNMHLHPLNLCIGEAKAAESLGALIFEHSEVLDIVQGAKPAVVTAQGRIDAKQILLAGDVYHKLARKQLKGMIFPAMGGIVTTAPLGELAKELNPQSLAVYDCRFVLDYYRMTADGRLLFGGGANYSGRDSRDIAGELRPCIERTFPQLKGVQIDFQWSCAMGIVMNRIPQLGKLSQNVWYCQGYSGHGIATTHIMGEIMANAMTGTLGHYDTFAACKHIKVPMGDVFGNPMLAAGMWYYQMLEKLR